From the Solanum stenotomum isolate F172 chromosome 4, ASM1918654v1, whole genome shotgun sequence genome, one window contains:
- the LOC125862477 gene encoding uncharacterized protein LOC125862477 isoform X1 — MISKSMKMSHLGVEKLWKIMNDAKEPSSSNSNFSNEFQSSQQMDWLRVQDSLKGKLIAEDDFKWRLPTREKEGSCEILKYVGGVDLSFSKDDSSIACGTLVVLDLTTHKVVYEDSSIVRLHIPYLPGFLAFREAPVLLELLDKMKNNAHCFYPQLLMVDGNGLLHPRGFGLACHIGVLADLPTVGVGKNLHHVDGLTQSTVRELLQAADSPKHVLPLIGDSGCTWGAAMRSSEGSLKPIFISVGHRISLATAIEIVRMTCRFRVPEPIRQADIRSRERLRNNQ; from the exons ATGATTTCAAAGTCGATGAAAATGTCTCATTTGGGCGTAGaaaaattgtggaaaattatGAACGATGCCAAGGAACCCTCTTCTTCAAACAGTAATTTCTCTAATGAATTTCAGAGTTCACAACAAATGGATTGG CTCAGGGTTCAAGATTCTCTAAAGGGGAAATTGATTGCTGAAGATGACTTCAAATGGAGATTACCCAcaagagaaaaagaaggaagTTGTGAAATACTGAAGTATGTTGGTGGGGTTGACTTAAGTTTTTCAAAAGATGATTCATCTATTGCCTGTGGCACTCTTGTTGTGTTGGACTTGACCACTCACAAAGTTGTTTATGAAGATTCTTCTATTGTTAGGCTTCACATTCCATATCTTCCTGGCTTCCTTGCTTTCAGAGAG GCTCCTGTGCTTCTAGAGCTTTTGGATAAAATGAAGAACAATGCTCATTGTTTCTACCCGCAG CTACTAATGGTTGATGGCAATGGATTGCTTCATCCTCGAG GTTTTGGTTTGGCTTGTCATATTGGTGTCTTAGCTGATCTTCCTACTGTTGGGGTGGGGAAGAAT ttacaCCATGTTGATGGTCTTACACAATCTACGGTAAGAGAACTCCTTCAAGCAGCAGACTCTCCCAAACATGTCTTACCGCTAATTGGGGACTCTGGATGTACCTGGGGAGCG GCAATGCGATCATCTGAGGGCTCTTTGAAGCCCATATTTATTTCAGTTGGTCACCGTATATCTCTCGCCACTGCCATTGAAATTGTGAGGATGACTTGCAGATTTCGTGTTCCAGAGCCCATCCGGCAG GCTGATATAAGATCAAGGGAACGCCTGCGGAACAATCAATGA
- the LOC125862477 gene encoding uncharacterized protein LOC125862477 isoform X2, protein MPRNPLLQTVISLMNFRVHNKWIGVQDSLKGKLIAEDDFKWRLPTREKEGSCEILKYVGGVDLSFSKDDSSIACGTLVVLDLTTHKVVYEDSSIVRLHIPYLPGFLAFREAPVLLELLDKMKNNAHCFYPQLLMVDGNGLLHPRGFGLACHIGVLADLPTVGVGKNLHHVDGLTQSTVRELLQAADSPKHVLPLIGDSGCTWGAAMRSSEGSLKPIFISVGHRISLATAIEIVRMTCRFRVPEPIRQADIRSRERLRNNQ, encoded by the exons ATGCCAAGGAACCCTCTTCTTCAAACAGTAATTTCTCTAATGAATTTCAGAGTTCACAACAAATGGATTGG GGTTCAAGATTCTCTAAAGGGGAAATTGATTGCTGAAGATGACTTCAAATGGAGATTACCCAcaagagaaaaagaaggaagTTGTGAAATACTGAAGTATGTTGGTGGGGTTGACTTAAGTTTTTCAAAAGATGATTCATCTATTGCCTGTGGCACTCTTGTTGTGTTGGACTTGACCACTCACAAAGTTGTTTATGAAGATTCTTCTATTGTTAGGCTTCACATTCCATATCTTCCTGGCTTCCTTGCTTTCAGAGAG GCTCCTGTGCTTCTAGAGCTTTTGGATAAAATGAAGAACAATGCTCATTGTTTCTACCCGCAG CTACTAATGGTTGATGGCAATGGATTGCTTCATCCTCGAG GTTTTGGTTTGGCTTGTCATATTGGTGTCTTAGCTGATCTTCCTACTGTTGGGGTGGGGAAGAAT ttacaCCATGTTGATGGTCTTACACAATCTACGGTAAGAGAACTCCTTCAAGCAGCAGACTCTCCCAAACATGTCTTACCGCTAATTGGGGACTCTGGATGTACCTGGGGAGCG GCAATGCGATCATCTGAGGGCTCTTTGAAGCCCATATTTATTTCAGTTGGTCACCGTATATCTCTCGCCACTGCCATTGAAATTGTGAGGATGACTTGCAGATTTCGTGTTCCAGAGCCCATCCGGCAG GCTGATATAAGATCAAGGGAACGCCTGCGGAACAATCAATGA